TGTCCCCCTGTTCAAGACGTACACATTGACCACCTTTCAGGTCAATAGCAGGTATGATTTCCATTAATTCAACTCTCCAAAAGCTTTTAGTATATTAAGGCCGTCACTCTGGCTCTTTTCCGGATGAAACTGGCAGGCAAAAATATTGTCCTTCCAGATGCTTGAAACAAATTCCAGCCCGTAATCTGTTGTTGTGGCAGCAACATCTTCTTCAGGTAAAATATAGTAGGAATGGACGAAGTAAAAATAGCTTTCATTTTTAATGTTGGCCAGCAGGGGCGCCTCTTTGACTTTATTGACACTGTTCCAGCCCATGTGAGGAACTTTGAGGTGCTCCCTCTGGGGAAAGCGCTTTACCTTCCCCTTGATGACGCCAAGCCCCTTGTGGGCGCCGAACTCTTCACTCTCTTCAAAAAGCAGCTGCAGACCGAGGCAGATGCCGAGAAAAGGCTTTCCCTTTTCTATATGACGGATAACAGGCTCTGCAAGGCCCCGTTCCTCCAGGTTTCGCATGCAGTCTCTAAAAGCGCCTACACCGGGGAGAACAATTTTGGAGGCCTTTTCTAT
This genomic interval from Deltaproteobacteria bacterium contains the following:
- the hisH gene encoding imidazole glycerol phosphate synthase subunit HisH, with protein sequence MIAVVDYGMGNLRSVQKGFEKAGCDALVSGEVKSIEKASKIVLPGVGAFRDCMRNLEERGLAEPVIRHIEKGKPFLGICLGLQLLFEESEEFGAHKGLGVIKGKVKRFPQREHLKVPHMGWNSVNKVKEAPLLANIKNESYFYFVHSYYILPEEDVAATTTDYGLEFVSSIWKDNIFACQFHPEKSQSDGLNILKAFGELN